Proteins found in one Bacillus subtilis subsp. subtilis str. 168 genomic segment:
- the galE gene encoding UDP-glucose 4-epimerase (Evidence 1a: Function from experimental evidences in the studied strain; PubMedId: 1906927, 9555917, 14597172; Product type e: enzyme), whose protein sequence is MAILVTGGAGYIGSHTCVELLNSGYEIVVLDNLSNSSAEALNRVKEITGKDLTFYEADLLDREAVDSVFAENEIEAVIHFAGLKAVGESVAIPLKYYHNNLTGTFILCEAMEKYGVKKIVFSSSATVYGVPETSPITEDFPLGATNPYGQTKLMLEQILRDLHTADNEWSVALLRYFNPFGAHPSGRIGEDPNGIPNNLMPYVAQVAVGKLEQLSVFGNDYPTKDGTGVRDYIHVVDLAEGHVKALEKVLNSTGADAYNLGTGTGYSVLEMVKAFEKVSGKEVPYRFADRRPGDIATCFADPAKAKRELGWEAKRGLEEMCADSWRWQSSNVNGYKSAE, encoded by the coding sequence ATGGCAATACTTGTTACTGGCGGTGCCGGTTACATTGGCAGCCACACATGTGTTGAACTATTGAACAGCGGCTACGAGATTGTTGTTCTTGATAATCTGTCCAACAGTTCAGCTGAAGCGCTGAACCGTGTCAAGGAGATTACAGGAAAAGATTTAACGTTCTACGAAGCGGATTTATTGGACCGGGAAGCGGTAGATTCCGTTTTTGCTGAAAATGAAATCGAAGCTGTGATTCATTTTGCAGGGTTAAAAGCAGTCGGCGAATCTGTGGCGATTCCCCTCAAATATTATCATAACAATTTGACAGGAACGTTTATTTTATGCGAGGCCATGGAGAAATACGGCGTCAAGAAAATCGTATTCAGTTCATCTGCGACAGTATACGGCGTTCCGGAAACATCGCCGATTACGGAAGACTTTCCATTAGGCGCGACAAATCCTTATGGGCAGACGAAGCTCATGCTTGAACAAATATTGCGTGATTTGCATACAGCCGACAATGAGTGGAGCGTTGCGCTGCTTCGTTACTTTAACCCGTTCGGCGCGCATCCAAGCGGACGGATCGGTGAAGACCCGAACGGAATCCCAAATAACCTTATGCCGTATGTGGCACAGGTAGCAGTCGGGAAGCTCGAGCAATTAAGCGTATTCGGAAATGACTATCCGACAAAAGACGGGACAGGCGTACGCGATTATATTCACGTCGTTGATCTCGCAGAAGGCCACGTCAAGGCGCTGGAAAAAGTATTGAACTCTACAGGAGCCGATGCATACAACCTTGGAACAGGCACAGGCTACAGCGTGCTGGAAATGGTCAAAGCCTTTGAAAAAGTGTCAGGGAAAGAGGTTCCATACCGTTTTGCGGACCGCCGTCCGGGAGACATCGCCACATGCTTTGCAGATCCTGCGAAAGCCAAGCGAGAACTAGGCTGGGAAGCGAAACGCGGCCTTGAGGAAATGTGTGCTGATTCCTGGAGATGGCAGTCTTCTAATGTGAATGGGTATAAGAGTGCGGAATAA
- the yxkA gene encoding putative phospholipid binding protein (Evidence 3: Putative function from multiple computational evidences; Product type f: factor), producing the protein MNIYVEANPYLHDKYSKYADEKYKREGNPFVSFPIHFDDIPSGAKTLALTFIDHDAIPVCGFSWIHWTAANIPAYIGELPEHASEERQDLMIQGQNSFASPLAGSNDPKVIHQYCGPTPPDKDHAYTLTVYALDAELNLQPGFYLNELYQEMKEHILAETSIELLARV; encoded by the coding sequence ATGAACATATACGTAGAAGCAAATCCATATTTACATGACAAGTATTCAAAATACGCGGATGAAAAATATAAGAGAGAAGGAAACCCATTTGTATCCTTTCCAATTCATTTTGATGACATCCCGTCCGGAGCAAAGACGCTCGCACTTACTTTCATCGATCATGACGCCATTCCCGTATGCGGATTCAGCTGGATTCACTGGACAGCGGCTAATATTCCGGCTTACATCGGAGAGCTTCCTGAACATGCGAGTGAGGAAAGACAGGACTTGATGATACAAGGGCAAAACAGCTTTGCTTCACCGCTTGCGGGAAGCAACGATCCAAAGGTGATTCACCAGTATTGCGGGCCGACACCGCCTGACAAGGATCATGCGTATACATTGACGGTCTATGCTTTAGATGCTGAGCTGAATCTTCAGCCGGGCTTTTACTTGAATGAGCTCTATCAAGAAATGAAAGAGCACATTCTTGCTGAAACCTCTATCGAATTGCTGGCAAGGGTTTAA
- the yxjO gene encoding putative transcriptional regulator (LysR family) (Evidence 3: Putative function from multiple computational evidences; PubMedId: 12169591; Product type r: regulator) encodes MDLKWLQTFIAAAESESFREAAEHLYLTQPAVSQHMRKLEDELDMRLFLHSGRRVVLTDEGRLFLPYAKEMIHVYQAGKQKVSQWKQGYSRSLTLAVHPYIASYILPRFLPAYIQKHPHVELSTHVAGSDAIKQAVEHNEADIGLSRKDPNTNTLYYQHICEGTLCLAAPFQESRPDAASVLTRYRLLTHDHPSYGDAFLDNIRSHYPYLQMMAVGQTDTAVHMMKAGMGASFLPTYIIKQEEAEKKLMAVSTPAHLELPASQTFMMWKRNSEDIQHFHAMLHDFMQREQV; translated from the coding sequence ATGGATTTAAAATGGCTGCAAACCTTTATTGCCGCAGCGGAATCAGAGAGCTTCAGGGAGGCGGCTGAGCATCTGTATCTCACACAGCCTGCCGTTTCTCAGCATATGAGGAAATTGGAAGATGAACTGGACATGAGGTTGTTTTTGCATAGCGGAAGACGAGTCGTACTGACTGACGAAGGCAGGCTCTTTTTGCCTTATGCCAAAGAAATGATCCATGTTTACCAAGCTGGAAAGCAGAAAGTCAGTCAATGGAAACAGGGGTACAGCCGATCACTCACGCTGGCCGTACACCCCTACATTGCGTCCTATATCTTGCCTCGCTTTCTGCCAGCCTATATCCAAAAACATCCGCATGTCGAGCTTTCAACTCATGTGGCTGGATCTGACGCTATTAAACAAGCGGTGGAACACAATGAAGCTGATATTGGTTTGTCGCGGAAAGACCCGAACACCAACACTCTTTATTATCAGCATATATGCGAAGGTACGCTTTGTCTGGCGGCTCCTTTCCAAGAAAGCAGACCGGATGCTGCATCCGTCTTAACCCGCTATCGGCTGCTAACGCATGATCATCCGTCATATGGGGATGCCTTTTTAGATAACATCCGATCACATTACCCGTATCTTCAAATGATGGCTGTCGGGCAGACGGATACGGCTGTCCACATGATGAAAGCGGGAATGGGGGCATCTTTCCTCCCTACCTACATTATCAAACAGGAAGAAGCCGAAAAAAAGCTGATGGCTGTCAGCACGCCTGCACATCTAGAATTGCCTGCGTCCCAAACGTTTATGATGTGGAAAAGAAACAGCGAAGACATTCAGCATTTTCACGCCATGTTACATGACTTTATGCAGCGCGAACAAGTATAG
- the yxjN gene encoding putative integral inner membrane protein of unknown function (Evidence 3: Putative function from multiple computational evidences; PubMedId: 15849754, 16850406; Product type m: membrane component) — MAMSPYIFIVLILIILSMYRERTVKPGKLLIIPLLLLWGVSASFQPAYFHSVLHVAISGILLLIGLACGFGIGKMVNVRIHPETGKVTSRGSLGSVILILVILSLRMAARTWLPESNEMFIAIIHSMFFVPLGTITARNIMLYKAYRRLTAGKVSIQ, encoded by the coding sequence ATGGCGATGAGCCCTTATATTTTTATTGTATTGATTCTTATTATTTTATCGATGTATCGAGAAAGAACGGTAAAGCCCGGGAAGTTGCTGATCATTCCACTGTTGCTCTTATGGGGCGTATCTGCATCGTTTCAGCCGGCGTATTTTCATTCCGTATTACATGTGGCGATCAGCGGCATTTTATTACTGATCGGGCTGGCCTGCGGGTTTGGCATTGGGAAGATGGTAAATGTACGGATTCACCCGGAAACCGGAAAGGTCACTTCACGCGGCTCACTTGGGAGTGTTATCCTCATTCTAGTGATACTTTCTTTGCGCATGGCCGCGAGAACATGGCTGCCTGAGAGCAACGAGATGTTTATTGCCATTATTCATTCTATGTTCTTCGTTCCCCTCGGCACCATCACAGCCCGCAACATCATGCTTTACAAAGCATACAGACGACTGACCGCTGGCAAAGTATCCATTCAATAA
- the yxjM gene encoding two-component sensor histidine kinase [YxjL] (Evidence 1a: Function from experimental evidences in the studied strain; PubMedId: 11717295; Product type rc: receptor): protein MNGQTPARHYYKKLVPSLILILNCIQFLSHPTKADPILLAFVFAVYLAFIWIIPYVASTAVSLSIFIGLWLLTDFFWAVSGQEQGAAYFLIVFLMIYAAFRLPSRLSLIFTACLIGGNILLLSSQGGSLNTIISNISIMLGLYVLFSSMRFRREARREAERNHAELAKMHVQLEHAHKELQKAHAELQEASVLSLRYAVLEERTRIARDIHDSIGHELTSVIVQLQSLPYILKSSKEDSEKVIQNVLSVARECLQEVRSVVHQMGRSESMVGLTALRGLIHQVEERSGLHVSLDTAGLSEESWPPNVSETIYRILQEALTNIIRHADASHAAAVISNDKSHLYVTITDDGQFTGSLTYGFGLTGMKERAEKAGGSLTFSAVQPSGLKIELSLPLMTTNKEQKDEQR, encoded by the coding sequence ATGAACGGACAAACTCCGGCTCGGCACTACTACAAGAAGCTTGTGCCGAGCCTTATTCTCATTTTGAATTGCATACAATTTTTATCTCATCCAACTAAGGCTGATCCCATTTTGTTAGCATTTGTATTTGCGGTATACTTAGCATTCATTTGGATCATTCCCTATGTGGCATCCACTGCTGTTAGTTTGAGCATATTCATCGGACTCTGGCTCCTGACCGATTTCTTTTGGGCTGTTTCCGGCCAAGAGCAGGGTGCCGCCTATTTTTTGATTGTATTTTTAATGATATATGCCGCCTTTAGACTCCCTTCACGGCTATCCTTGATCTTCACAGCATGTTTAATTGGAGGCAACATATTACTCCTATCCTCACAAGGGGGAAGCTTGAATACCATCATCAGCAACATCTCGATCATGCTCGGTCTGTACGTCCTCTTCTCCTCCATGCGTTTCAGACGAGAAGCGAGAAGGGAGGCTGAACGGAATCATGCTGAATTGGCAAAAATGCATGTGCAGCTGGAGCATGCTCATAAAGAACTCCAGAAAGCGCATGCAGAGCTGCAGGAGGCTTCTGTTCTTTCATTAAGGTACGCGGTCCTTGAGGAACGTACAAGAATTGCCCGCGACATTCATGACAGCATCGGTCACGAGCTGACTTCTGTGATTGTTCAGCTTCAATCCCTTCCCTATATCCTTAAAAGCAGCAAGGAGGATTCAGAAAAAGTCATTCAAAATGTACTGAGTGTCGCCAGGGAGTGTCTTCAAGAAGTGCGGTCTGTTGTTCACCAAATGGGCCGTAGTGAATCGATGGTGGGGCTTACCGCTTTGCGGGGGCTCATTCATCAAGTGGAGGAACGGAGCGGCTTGCACGTTTCTTTAGATACTGCCGGACTGTCAGAAGAGTCTTGGCCTCCAAACGTGAGCGAAACGATCTACCGCATCTTGCAGGAAGCGCTGACCAATATCATTCGTCACGCTGACGCTTCTCATGCGGCGGCCGTCATTTCTAATGACAAGTCCCATCTCTATGTCACAATCACCGACGACGGACAATTCACCGGCAGCCTTACTTATGGATTTGGCCTGACAGGAATGAAAGAGCGCGCAGAAAAAGCAGGCGGTTCCCTTACTTTCAGTGCCGTACAGCCGAGCGGCCTGAAAATTGAGCTGTCATTGCCGCTCATGACAACGAATAAGGAGCAAAAAGATGAACAAAGATAA
- the yxjL gene encoding two-component response regulator [YxjM] (Evidence 1a: Function from experimental evidences in the studied strain; PubMedId: 11717295; Product type r: regulator) has translation MNKDKIRVALADDQPLVREGFRYVINAQTDMTVSGEAGDGHDIIALAKQTKPDVILMDVQMPRCSGIEAAKDIMSALPNTKIVILTTFDTEEYVFEGIRAGAVGYLLKDTLPEELIDAIRAAARGEAIFRTVTAAKIISETFRAKQQTHAEELAEPFTKRELEVLQQMAYGLRNEDIAEKLFVSESTVKTHVHRILQKCNAQDRTQAVVFAIRNGIVQ, from the coding sequence ATGAACAAAGATAAAATACGCGTAGCGCTTGCCGATGATCAGCCGCTTGTGCGTGAAGGCTTCCGCTACGTCATCAACGCACAGACGGATATGACGGTTTCTGGCGAGGCCGGCGACGGTCACGATATTATAGCACTCGCAAAACAAACAAAACCCGATGTCATCCTCATGGATGTCCAGATGCCGCGTTGCTCAGGCATCGAAGCGGCGAAAGACATTATGTCCGCACTTCCAAATACAAAGATAGTCATTTTAACCACCTTTGACACGGAAGAATACGTATTTGAAGGCATCCGTGCGGGCGCAGTCGGCTATCTGCTGAAGGATACACTTCCTGAGGAGTTGATAGATGCGATTCGCGCTGCGGCCAGAGGCGAGGCGATTTTCCGTACAGTCACAGCTGCTAAAATCATCAGTGAGACATTTCGGGCGAAACAGCAAACTCATGCCGAAGAACTGGCAGAGCCGTTCACCAAAAGAGAGCTTGAGGTTCTTCAGCAAATGGCCTACGGACTGAGAAATGAGGATATTGCTGAAAAGCTTTTCGTCAGTGAAAGCACTGTGAAAACCCACGTGCACCGCATCCTGCAAAAATGCAATGCCCAAGACCGGACACAGGCAGTCGTTTTTGCCATTCGAAACGGTATTGTGCAATAG
- the pepT gene encoding peptidase T (tripeptidase) (Evidence 1a: Function from experimental evidences in the studied strain; PubMedId: 8978088, 10987140; Product type e: enzyme): MKEEIIERFTTYVKVDTQSDESVDTCPSTPGQLTLGNMLVDELKSIGMQDAAIDENGYVMATLPSNTEKDVPTIGFLAHVDTATDFTGKNVNPQIIESYDGKDIVLNEQLQVTLSPDQFPELSGYKGHTLITTDGTTLLGADNKAGIAEIMTAMDYLIKHPEIKHGTIRVAFTPDEEIGRGPHKFDVKRFNASFAYTVDGGPLGELEYESFNAAAAKITIKGNNVHPGTAKGKMINSAKIAMKLNSLLPADEAPEYTEGYEGFYHLLSIQGDVEETKLHYIIRDFDKENFQNRKETMKRAVEELQNEYGQDRILLDMNDQYYNMREKIEPVIEIVNIAKQAMENLGIEPKISPIRGGTDGSQLSYMGLPTPNIFTGGENFHGKFEYISVDNMVKAVNVIVEIAKQFEAQA, translated from the coding sequence ATGAAAGAAGAAATCATTGAACGGTTTACTACATATGTAAAAGTCGATACACAGTCCGATGAATCCGTTGACACTTGTCCTTCCACACCCGGCCAATTGACATTAGGAAACATGCTAGTTGATGAATTGAAGTCCATCGGCATGCAGGATGCAGCCATTGATGAAAACGGCTATGTCATGGCAACTCTTCCCTCCAATACTGAAAAAGACGTGCCGACAATCGGCTTTCTCGCTCACGTCGACACCGCTACAGACTTTACCGGCAAAAATGTGAATCCGCAAATCATCGAAAGCTATGATGGAAAAGACATCGTTCTTAACGAACAGCTGCAGGTCACCCTGTCACCTGATCAATTCCCTGAGCTGTCCGGCTATAAGGGCCATACACTCATCACCACAGACGGCACCACCCTTCTCGGCGCAGACAATAAGGCCGGTATCGCTGAAATCATGACAGCCATGGATTACCTCATCAAACACCCTGAAATCAAGCACGGCACAATCAGAGTCGCCTTTACGCCTGATGAAGAAATCGGAAGAGGGCCGCACAAATTTGATGTGAAACGGTTCAATGCATCCTTTGCCTACACGGTTGACGGCGGGCCGCTCGGCGAGCTTGAATATGAAAGCTTCAATGCCGCTGCCGCAAAAATTACGATTAAAGGCAACAACGTACATCCCGGAACAGCTAAAGGAAAAATGATCAACTCTGCGAAAATCGCGATGAAGCTGAACAGCCTGCTGCCGGCAGACGAAGCGCCTGAATATACGGAAGGTTATGAAGGCTTCTACCACCTGCTGTCGATTCAAGGAGACGTAGAGGAAACAAAGCTCCACTACATTATCAGAGACTTTGACAAAGAGAATTTCCAAAACAGAAAAGAAACAATGAAGCGTGCCGTTGAAGAACTTCAAAACGAATACGGGCAAGACCGGATTCTGCTGGATATGAACGACCAATACTACAACATGAGAGAGAAAATTGAACCTGTCATCGAAATCGTCAACATTGCCAAGCAAGCGATGGAAAACCTCGGCATCGAACCGAAGATTTCCCCCATCCGCGGCGGAACCGACGGATCACAGCTGTCCTACATGGGGCTTCCGACGCCAAACATCTTTACAGGCGGGGAAAACTTCCACGGCAAATTTGAATACATCTCAGTTGACAACATGGTCAAAGCCGTAAATGTCATCGTTGAGATTGCAAAGCAGTTTGAAGCGCAAGCATAA
- the yxjJ gene encoding hypothetical protein (Evidence 4: Unknown function but conserved in other organisms) yields MLFIDLEFFEYFLAFYPYNREYQNFFWEVCNMILFIIIALCGYLLFSFSKDNRRKPQKTSPLPAAAPHHNNLIDLDAIRQKRRMHLS; encoded by the coding sequence TTGTTATTTATTGATTTAGAATTTTTTGAATACTTTTTGGCATTTTATCCGTACAATAGAGAGTACCAAAACTTTTTTTGGGAGGTATGTAATATGATCCTATTTATTATCATCGCATTATGCGGCTATCTTCTTTTTTCTTTCAGCAAGGACAATCGCCGCAAACCGCAAAAGACAAGCCCTCTGCCAGCAGCCGCACCTCATCACAACAACCTAATCGACCTTGACGCCATCCGCCAAAAACGCCGGATGCATCTTTCCTAA
- the yxjI gene encoding hypothetical protein (Evidence 4: Unknown function but conserved in other organisms), whose translation MIELFMKQKMFSFKDAFHIYDRDEQETFKVEGRFFSLGDSLQMTDSSGKTLVSIEQKLMSLLPRYEISIGGKTVCEVTKKVTFSKPKFVISGLNWEIDGDLWRDEFQLTDGENVRMSVSKKWLSWGDSYHLQIAYEEDVLICTAIAIVLDMVLYNDEDESIF comes from the coding sequence ATGATCGAGTTATTTATGAAACAAAAAATGTTCTCATTTAAAGATGCATTTCACATTTATGACCGGGATGAACAAGAAACATTCAAGGTGGAGGGGCGTTTTTTCTCGTTAGGAGACTCATTACAAATGACAGACTCATCTGGGAAAACGCTCGTTTCCATAGAACAAAAACTAATGTCTTTATTGCCGCGCTATGAGATTTCAATTGGCGGGAAAACAGTTTGTGAGGTAACGAAGAAAGTAACGTTTTCCAAACCGAAATTTGTGATTTCCGGGCTTAACTGGGAAATAGATGGTGATTTATGGAGGGATGAATTCCAACTGACGGACGGGGAAAATGTCCGGATGTCAGTGAGCAAAAAGTGGCTCAGTTGGGGTGATTCCTATCACTTGCAGATTGCATACGAGGAAGATGTTCTGATTTGCACTGCCATCGCTATCGTGCTTGATATGGTTTTATATAACGATGAAGATGAAAGTATTTTCTAA